A genomic region of Nymphalis io chromosome 3, ilAglIoxx1.1, whole genome shotgun sequence contains the following coding sequences:
- the LOC126781153 gene encoding probable H/ACA ribonucleoprotein complex subunit 1: MSFRGRGGGGGGGRGGFGGRGGGRGFGGGRGRGGGGGGGYRQQDAGPPESVIPLGHYGWTVQDDLVCKVDIEDVPYFNAPIFLENKEQIGKIDEIFGNLRDYFVSVKLGENIKAKSFKEGQQFFIDPAKLLPLKRFLPQPPGAKRGGGRGGRGGRGGGGFGRGGGGGFNRGGGGRGGGGFGRGGGGGFGRGGGGGGFGRGGGGGGFGRGSGGGGFGRGGGGGGFGRGGGGFRGGRGGR; this comes from the coding sequence ATGTCCTTTCGCGGAAGAGGAGGCGGTGGAGGTGGCGGTCGTGGAGGATTTGGAGGAAGAGGAGGTGGTCGTGGCTTTGGTGGTGGCCGAGGACGCGGTGGCGGAGGCGGCGGTGGTTACAGACAACAAGACGCAGGTCCCCCTGAGTCCGTGATTCCTCTCGGCCATTACGGCTGGACAGTTCAAGATGACCTTGTATGTAAAGTAGACATTGAGGACGTACCTTACTTCAATGCTCCAATTTTTCTTGAAAACAAAGAACAGATCGGCAAAATTGACGAAATATTTGGAAATTTACGAGACTATTTCGTATCTGTAAAACTAGGTGAAAATATAAAGGCCAAAAGTTTTAAAGAAGGGcaacaattttttattgatcCTGCAAAATTATTACCTTTAAAGAGATTTTTGCCACAACCACCTGGAGCGAAACGCGGCGGTGGTCGTGGCGGCCGAGGTGGACGTGGTGGCGGTGGTTTTGGCAGAGGCGGCGGCGGAGGATTTAACCGCGGAGGAGGCGGCCGAGGCGGGGGTGGATTCGGCAGAGGTGGAGGAGGTGGATTTGGTAGAGGAGGCGGAGGAGGTGGATTTGGTAGAGGAGGCGGTGGAGGTGGATTTGGAAGAGGAAGCGGTGGTGGCGGCTTCGGAAGAGGAGGCGGCGGTGGTGGATTTGGCAGAGGAGGCGGAGGTTTCAGAGGTGGACGTGGAGGAAGATAA
- the LOC126781158 gene encoding ER membrane protein complex subunit 5 yields MASVHKIIVIVGFISLFHSAFSAAQHRSYLRISSQEFTTLPLDIIIQAVASLFAVMWGILNVSGKLREIPAAAELNTVKWETQRNLPSFYIFNHRGRALAYNFVPTPSKGDLENLE; encoded by the exons ATGGCATCTGTTCACAAAATAATTGTCATTGTTGGATTTATATCGCTGTTTCATTCAGCGTTCTCAGCAGCACAAC ATCGTTCATACCTTCGGATATCATCACAAGAATTCACAACATTACCCCTCGAT ATAATAATCCAGGCAGTAGCAAGTTTATTTGCAGTGATGTGGGGAATTCTTAATGTGTCTGGCAAACTTCGTGAAATCCCAGCTGCAGCAGAGCTGAATACTGTTAAATGGGAAACTCAACGTAATCTTCCATCATTCTATATCTTTAATCACAGAGGAAGAGCATTAGCCTATAATTTTGTTCCAACACCGAGTAAAGGGGACTTAGAAAACTTAGAATGa